One part of the Sorangiineae bacterium MSr11954 genome encodes these proteins:
- a CDS encoding SRPBCC family protein has translation MKPRPTGHVRTSALGTDLVITRTFHAPIEDVWQSVTAAESTARWIGPWEGEPGPGKTIRLQMAFEKGAPWCPVTIDVCDPPNHLSISTKDEHGQWRLELSLAVHADTTVLTFVQHLSDPASAGEVGPGWEYYLDMLVASRNGQPIPDFAEYYPAQRDYYLDQARTANV, from the coding sequence ATGAAGCCTCGCCCCACCGGCCACGTTCGGACCAGCGCTCTTGGGACCGATCTCGTCATCACCCGGACCTTCCACGCCCCCATCGAGGACGTCTGGCAGAGCGTCACCGCGGCCGAGAGCACCGCTCGTTGGATCGGACCGTGGGAAGGCGAGCCGGGCCCCGGCAAAACGATTCGCCTGCAGATGGCCTTCGAAAAAGGGGCGCCTTGGTGCCCCGTGACCATCGACGTATGCGATCCCCCGAACCACCTCTCCATTTCGACCAAGGACGAGCACGGCCAATGGCGGCTCGAGCTTTCACTGGCCGTGCACGCCGACACGACGGTGCTGACATTCGTGCAACACCTGAGCGACCCTGCATCGGCGGGTGAAGTCGGCCCGGGCTGGGAGTACTACTTGGATATGCTGGTTGCTTCACGAAACGGCCAGCCAATCCCTGATTTTGCGGAATACTATCCCGCGCAACGCGATTATTATCTAGACCAAGCGCGCACCGCGAACGTGTGA
- a CDS encoding metalloregulator ArsR/SmtB family transcription factor: MDAVAQALADATRREILRMLRGRTISAGDLAAAFSVSRPAVSRHLRVLREAGLVRDVLNGRQREYHLELSALAELEAFLRELHATSPWHRRFEALETEVHRVGRRRRNANPHEEPQRRKETA, translated from the coding sequence ATGGATGCTGTCGCGCAAGCCCTGGCCGATGCCACCCGCCGGGAAATCCTCCGCATGCTGCGCGGCCGCACGATCTCCGCCGGCGATCTCGCCGCGGCGTTCTCCGTGAGCCGGCCTGCCGTCAGCCGTCACCTCCGCGTCCTGCGCGAGGCTGGGCTCGTGCGCGACGTCTTGAACGGCCGCCAGCGTGAATACCATCTCGAGCTCTCGGCGCTCGCCGAGCTCGAGGCATTTTTACGCGAGCTTCACGCGACGAGCCCGTGGCATCGTCGGTTCGAAGCGCTCGAAACCGAAGTTCACCGGGTGGGCCGTCGCCGGCGCAACGCGAACCCACACGAAGAGCCGCAGCGCAGAAAGGAAACCGCATGA
- a CDS encoding lytic polysaccharide monooxygenase, translating into MMIKTPFSHPKRISLAGLTLLAAAFTAAPAFAHGSMSGPTSRIYRCFQEGPENPKSAACKAAIAAGDSWPIYDWDEVNLGNADGHSRQIIPDGKLCSAGRAKYKGLDLPRSDWPATTMPASGRYTFQYLLTAAHPGTFELYVTKNGYDPTKPLKWSDLEDLPFYKQLNPPIVGNAYQLNATLPGGRTGRHLIYAIWQRHWPDSGEAFYSCSDVVFTSSSTAGPYSDIFGKIGDWYGNHMTTTDRTWKSATAFISPAHPAPRFAIFYE; encoded by the coding sequence ATGATGATCAAGACGCCGTTCAGCCATCCTAAGCGGATTTCCCTGGCCGGACTCACCCTGCTGGCTGCCGCGTTCACCGCGGCCCCCGCCTTCGCGCACGGCTCGATGAGCGGCCCGACCAGCCGGATCTACCGATGCTTTCAAGAGGGGCCCGAGAATCCCAAATCCGCCGCCTGCAAGGCGGCCATCGCGGCCGGGGATAGCTGGCCGATCTACGACTGGGACGAGGTGAACCTCGGCAACGCGGACGGCCATAGCCGCCAAATCATCCCGGACGGCAAGCTGTGCAGCGCAGGCAGGGCCAAGTACAAGGGGCTGGATCTCCCGCGGAGCGACTGGCCGGCGACCACCATGCCGGCAAGCGGCCGGTACACCTTCCAATACCTGCTGACCGCCGCGCACCCGGGCACCTTCGAGCTGTATGTCACCAAGAACGGCTACGACCCGACCAAACCGCTCAAGTGGTCCGACCTCGAGGATCTCCCGTTCTACAAGCAGTTGAACCCGCCCATCGTGGGAAACGCCTACCAGCTCAACGCCACCCTGCCCGGCGGGCGCACCGGACGGCACCTTATCTACGCCATCTGGCAGCGCCACTGGCCTGACTCGGGCGAGGCCTTCTACTCGTGTTCGGATGTCGTATTCACGAGCTCGAGCACCGCAGGTCCCTACTCCGACATCTTCGGGAAGATCGGCGATTGGTACGGCAACCATATGACCACCACCGATCGTACGTGGAAGTCGGCAACGGCATTTATAAGTCCCGCACACCCGGCGCCGCGCTTCGCTATTTTTTATGAATAA
- a CDS encoding DJ-1/PfpI family protein, whose translation MSIFAVPGVQLLDVAGPLDVFAEANRQRAGRKPMYRFRVVSASPRPLTCSSGARLLPDATLEARGEKVDTLLVAGAPHAVETRLDGAAVAWLTASSKTARRYGSVCSGAFLLAQTGALDGRRVTTHWAVADQLQKTFPKLHVEPDAIYIRDGRVCTAAGVTAGMDLALALVEEDLGREVAMNVARELVMFFKRPGGQMPFSRRGHAEVSGRSALQESQRWIAGHLHADLSVAALAHRAGVSPRHFARMFRSELGVTPADYVESVRVDAARRLLEEGAHPPKQVADRCGFTNVNGLRRAFLRCVGITPAEYRKRYAATPPGA comes from the coding sequence GTGTCGATCTTCGCCGTGCCCGGCGTGCAGTTGCTCGACGTGGCCGGTCCGCTCGACGTGTTCGCGGAGGCCAATCGGCAGCGCGCCGGGCGCAAACCGATGTATCGATTTCGCGTCGTGTCCGCGTCGCCGCGCCCGCTGACGTGCTCCTCCGGCGCGCGCTTGCTGCCCGACGCCACGCTCGAGGCGCGCGGCGAGAAGGTGGACACACTCCTCGTGGCAGGCGCCCCACACGCGGTGGAGACACGGCTCGATGGGGCGGCCGTGGCATGGCTCACGGCGAGCTCGAAGACGGCGCGCCGTTACGGATCCGTCTGCAGCGGCGCCTTCCTGCTGGCGCAAACCGGCGCGCTCGACGGGCGGCGCGTCACCACGCACTGGGCGGTGGCCGATCAATTGCAAAAGACCTTCCCCAAGTTGCATGTCGAGCCCGACGCCATTTACATACGCGATGGCCGCGTGTGCACGGCCGCCGGGGTCACCGCGGGGATGGACCTGGCGCTCGCCCTGGTCGAGGAAGACTTGGGCCGCGAGGTGGCCATGAACGTCGCCCGAGAGCTGGTCATGTTCTTCAAACGGCCAGGCGGGCAAATGCCATTCAGCCGGCGCGGTCACGCGGAGGTGTCGGGCCGCTCCGCGCTTCAGGAATCGCAACGATGGATCGCGGGGCACCTCCACGCCGATCTCTCGGTGGCAGCATTGGCCCATCGCGCCGGCGTGAGCCCGCGCCATTTTGCGCGCATGTTCCGCAGCGAGCTTGGCGTCACCCCGGCCGACTACGTCGAATCGGTGCGGGTCGATGCCGCGCGCCGGCTCCTCGAAGAAGGCGCCCACCCGCCCAAACAAGTGGCCGATCGCTGCGGGTTCACCAATGTCAATGGACTGCGCCGCGCATTTTTGCGGTGCGTGGGGATCACGCCCGCGGAGTACCGAAAACGCTACGCGGCAACACCGCCCGGAGCGTGA
- a CDS encoding HD domain-containing protein — protein MSSSIAGISIPDSKLAREATELVRDCSTPLLFHHSTRVYFFGALTGANKGLTFDPELLYVGAMFHDLGLTKRYASTSERFEVDGANAAANFLRAHGLADGAIEVVWDAIALHTTPGIPQHKKPEVALVTAGVEMDVLGLGFPNVSPEARARVVEAHPRGASFKEDILRAFFEGIHRKPNTTFGNVKADVLARMDPNYARVDFCEVILSSAWPS, from the coding sequence ATGAGCTCGTCGATAGCAGGTATTTCCATTCCAGATAGCAAGCTCGCACGGGAAGCGACCGAGCTGGTCCGAGATTGTTCAACGCCGCTTCTATTTCATCATTCCACGCGCGTGTACTTCTTTGGTGCGCTGACGGGGGCGAACAAGGGCCTGACCTTCGACCCGGAGCTGCTCTACGTCGGGGCCATGTTTCACGATCTCGGGCTCACCAAAAGGTACGCCAGCACGAGCGAACGGTTCGAGGTCGACGGTGCGAACGCGGCGGCCAACTTTTTGCGCGCCCACGGCCTGGCCGATGGGGCCATCGAGGTCGTTTGGGACGCCATCGCCTTGCACACCACACCGGGAATCCCGCAGCATAAAAAGCCGGAGGTGGCGCTGGTCACCGCCGGCGTCGAGATGGACGTGTTGGGCCTCGGCTTCCCCAACGTGTCCCCCGAAGCGCGCGCGCGCGTCGTCGAGGCGCACCCGCGCGGGGCGTCCTTCAAAGAAGATATCTTGCGCGCCTTCTTCGAAGGTATTCACCGCAAACCGAATACCACGTTTGGCAATGTCAAGGCCGATGTCCTGGCGCGGATGGATCCAAATTACGCGCGCGTCGATTTCTGCGAGGTGATCCTGAGCTCGGCCTGGCCGTCCTAG
- a CDS encoding histidine kinase, translated as MVAASNAAKSARLFGGVPSRSFATFRVGPGDVYDGRLPPALRLDVPAVGEHRLTGVRRTRARRAYWLAQLGGWFAYALVHYLSYMPALAPGEYLEYLGYSGLVATEVLYIPLGIAASTVLGLLYGRLLARQTPWFAIALGAVFGCAVLGMGFFLGYRVLLLWFDLLAPGEAFLRWPTAARSVLAFTFALLAWSGAWFGVVLWQASQASQLLAQEAKLQMLAYQLNPHFLFNALNSLRAMIDEDRVRARRMVTELAEFLRYTLVHRPLEHTTLAEEIEAIENYLAIEKIRFEDRLAAAIEIDRAVAGAGVPAFLLHPLVENALRHGSGGSPGRPLHVRVGARTEADRLVLEVWNSGTLRPASVDGHGGALVPSDGHPAGGTRIGLANVRARLDALFPGQHRFTLAEVGGGVLARIELPLART; from the coding sequence GTGGTCGCCGCGTCGAACGCGGCCAAGAGCGCGCGACTGTTCGGCGGCGTGCCGAGCCGATCGTTCGCGACATTTCGTGTCGGGCCCGGAGACGTGTACGATGGTCGCTTGCCTCCCGCACTTCGCCTCGACGTCCCCGCCGTGGGAGAGCATCGGCTGACCGGCGTGCGCCGAACCCGCGCGCGGCGCGCCTACTGGCTCGCCCAGCTCGGCGGCTGGTTCGCGTATGCGTTGGTGCATTATCTCAGTTACATGCCGGCGCTCGCACCCGGCGAGTACCTCGAGTACCTCGGCTACTCCGGGCTCGTCGCGACCGAGGTGCTCTACATCCCGCTTGGCATCGCGGCGAGCACGGTGCTGGGGCTGCTCTATGGCCGTCTGCTCGCGCGGCAGACGCCATGGTTCGCGATCGCGCTCGGGGCGGTGTTCGGATGCGCGGTGCTCGGCATGGGCTTCTTCCTGGGGTACCGGGTGCTCCTGCTGTGGTTCGATCTCCTGGCACCGGGCGAGGCGTTCTTGCGTTGGCCGACCGCGGCGCGCTCGGTGCTGGCGTTCACCTTCGCGCTCCTGGCGTGGAGCGGCGCGTGGTTCGGCGTGGTCTTGTGGCAGGCGTCGCAAGCATCGCAACTCCTGGCCCAGGAGGCGAAGCTCCAGATGCTGGCGTACCAGCTGAATCCGCACTTCCTCTTCAACGCCCTGAACTCGCTCCGAGCGATGATCGATGAAGACCGGGTCCGCGCCCGCCGCATGGTGACCGAGCTGGCGGAGTTCCTGCGCTACACCCTGGTCCATCGCCCGCTCGAGCACACGACCTTGGCCGAGGAGATCGAGGCGATCGAGAACTACCTCGCCATCGAAAAGATCCGCTTCGAAGATCGTCTCGCGGCGGCGATCGAGATCGATCGCGCGGTCGCCGGCGCCGGGGTGCCCGCGTTTCTCCTGCACCCGCTGGTCGAGAACGCCCTGCGGCATGGCAGCGGCGGATCACCGGGGCGCCCGCTCCATGTGCGCGTGGGCGCGCGGACCGAGGCCGACCGTCTCGTGCTCGAGGTCTGGAACTCGGGGACCTTGAGGCCCGCGTCGGTGGATGGTCACGGCGGCGCCCTCGTGCCTTCCGACGGCCACCCGGCGGGCGGTACCCGCATCGGCCTCGCGAATGTGCGCGCTCGCCTGGACGCGCTCTTCCCTGGACAACACCGGTTTACACTGGCCGAGGTGGGCGGTGGCGTGCTCGCTCGGATTGAGCTGCCATTGGCCCGAACCTGA
- a CDS encoding LytTR family DNA-binding domain-containing protein, which translates to MYTAIVVDDERLARRELKQLLEEGHGDQIRIVGEAATVQEAASLARLHDPDVVFLDVHLAGESGFDLLPLLDRTVTVVFVTAFDRYAIRAFEVNALDYLLKPVAPQRLATTLARLSRPAPAESATAESTTSDALTYEDRLFLRLDDRMVFLRVRDIVAVLAAGDNSVLHLAGGKQARARKSLREWADRLPERDFVRIHRSTMVNLEFVERLEEWSHFTYRVYLRGLAEPLQMSRRWASRVRSRLG; encoded by the coding sequence ATGTACACCGCGATCGTGGTCGACGACGAGCGGCTCGCCCGCCGGGAGCTCAAACAGCTGCTGGAAGAGGGGCATGGCGACCAAATCCGGATCGTGGGCGAGGCGGCGACGGTGCAGGAGGCCGCCTCGCTGGCGCGGCTGCACGATCCCGACGTCGTCTTCCTCGACGTCCACCTCGCCGGGGAATCGGGCTTCGATCTGCTACCGCTGCTCGATCGCACGGTCACCGTGGTCTTCGTCACCGCGTTCGATCGCTATGCCATTCGCGCCTTCGAGGTGAACGCGCTCGACTACCTCCTCAAGCCGGTGGCACCGCAGCGTCTCGCGACCACGCTCGCCCGTCTGAGCCGGCCCGCGCCGGCCGAATCGGCGACCGCCGAATCGACGACGTCCGACGCGCTGACCTATGAAGACCGGCTATTTCTCCGGTTGGACGATCGCATGGTCTTCCTTCGCGTGCGGGATATCGTGGCCGTCCTCGCCGCCGGGGACAACTCGGTCTTGCATCTGGCGGGCGGCAAACAGGCGCGCGCCCGCAAGTCGCTCCGCGAATGGGCGGACCGCCTCCCCGAACGCGACTTCGTCCGCATCCACCGCTCGACCATGGTGAACCTGGAGTTCGTCGAGCGGCTGGAGGAGTGGTCCCACTTCACCTACCGCGTGTACCTACGCGGTCTGGCCGAGCCGCTGCAAATGAGCCGCCGCTGGGCCTCGCGGGTGCGCTCCCGGCTCGGCTGA
- a CDS encoding CGNR zinc finger domain-containing protein, producing MAETSPSFELVGGHIALDFVNTVANRHDAERARELLRTPHDVAVWIETSGLSAVLGPRWQGRLRSESRAPARLRAAREHLYGLFNAAATRSAIPESALVATDRALRACRHRQRLQMDRGAVVWGWSDGTSVCDRVLHEILSQAVDLLASAPRAAIRFCDGSGCGWLFLDRSPAGRRRWCSMRDCGNRAKARRHYHGVRGSDARSTEAIREADESTRARGSA from the coding sequence ATGGCAGAGACCTCACCCTCCTTCGAGCTCGTGGGCGGACACATCGCGCTCGACTTCGTCAACACCGTGGCCAACCGGCACGACGCGGAGCGCGCGCGCGAGCTGCTGCGGACCCCCCACGACGTGGCGGTCTGGATCGAAACCAGCGGCCTGTCGGCGGTCCTAGGCCCCCGCTGGCAAGGGCGACTGCGCTCCGAGTCGCGCGCGCCGGCGCGGCTGCGTGCGGCGCGTGAGCATCTCTATGGTCTGTTCAATGCCGCGGCGACCCGGAGCGCGATCCCGGAGAGCGCGCTCGTGGCCACCGATCGCGCGCTGCGCGCTTGCCGCCACCGACAACGCCTGCAAATGGACCGCGGCGCGGTGGTCTGGGGCTGGAGCGACGGCACCTCCGTCTGCGATCGGGTGCTTCATGAAATCCTGAGCCAGGCCGTGGATCTGCTGGCATCGGCGCCGCGCGCGGCGATCCGGTTCTGCGACGGTTCCGGCTGCGGTTGGCTCTTCCTCGATCGCTCCCCCGCGGGGCGCCGGCGCTGGTGCAGCATGCGCGACTGCGGAAACCGCGCAAAAGCGCGGCGGCACTATCACGGTGTCCGGGGCAGCGACGCCCGATCCACCGAAGCGATCCGCGAGGCGGACGAATCCACGCGCGCTCGAGGAAGCGCCTAG
- a CDS encoding AraC family transcriptional regulator has translation MPLRSAFRYWRPAGMGLIEAGLVQGRDVALPSHFHEEDQITFVLAGRRLLVIGEELTVLEPGHGVVILAGTPHHSLFEPEEVLCINLYAAPGSFAGGELVSDLGRSWRKKRDLRWADLADIVEGHRRLVGAVRSPVPSPLARGEAWPSVGEAAAHAGMSREGFSRKFRRLYGIPPHALWHLAKLNDARRLLRAGHSIATVAAEAGFADQSHLGRCFRRAFGVTPGRYKAGLPGSHPF, from the coding sequence ATGCCGCTGCGTAGCGCGTTTCGATACTGGCGTCCGGCCGGCATGGGGCTCATCGAGGCCGGCCTCGTGCAGGGGCGAGACGTGGCGCTTCCGTCCCACTTCCACGAAGAGGATCAGATCACGTTCGTGCTCGCCGGCCGGCGGCTGCTCGTGATCGGGGAGGAGCTCACCGTGCTCGAGCCCGGCCATGGTGTCGTCATCCTGGCCGGAACGCCGCATCACTCCCTTTTCGAGCCGGAGGAGGTGCTCTGTATCAACCTGTACGCCGCGCCCGGGAGCTTCGCAGGCGGCGAGCTGGTCTCCGATCTGGGCCGGTCGTGGCGAAAAAAACGGGATCTGCGCTGGGCCGATCTGGCGGACATCGTGGAGGGCCATCGGCGCCTCGTGGGCGCGGTGAGATCGCCCGTACCCAGCCCGCTCGCGCGGGGTGAGGCGTGGCCGTCCGTCGGTGAAGCCGCCGCCCATGCCGGAATGAGCCGCGAGGGCTTCTCGCGAAAGTTCAGGAGGCTTTATGGCATCCCGCCGCACGCCCTCTGGCATCTGGCGAAGCTGAATGACGCCCGCAGGTTGCTCCGGGCCGGGCATTCCATCGCGACGGTCGCGGCGGAAGCCGGCTTCGCCGACCAGAGCCACCTCGGTCGCTGCTTTCGGCGCGCCTTCGGGGTGACTCCTGGGCGCTACAAGGCCGGGCTGCCAGGGTCACATCCGTTCTAG
- a CDS encoding DMT family transporter: protein MPSIFAYLLVVVAGCSVALQQVLNANLRAQLGSPWWAGFVSYFVGLVSMLAVALTAPGPRFSFPPPGAGTSWASWTGGVFGAIFVGIAVLMIPRLGAATTLALIVVGQMLGSLVFDHFGLLGLPQHSVGLVRLTGAACLIVGVVLIRR, encoded by the coding sequence ATGCCTTCGATTTTCGCCTACCTCCTCGTGGTCGTCGCCGGTTGCAGCGTCGCGTTGCAGCAGGTCCTGAACGCGAATCTCCGAGCCCAGCTCGGGTCACCGTGGTGGGCGGGATTCGTCAGCTACTTCGTTGGCCTCGTATCCATGCTGGCAGTTGCATTGACTGCCCCGGGGCCGCGTTTCTCGTTCCCGCCTCCGGGCGCCGGCACCTCCTGGGCCTCATGGACCGGCGGCGTGTTCGGCGCCATCTTCGTCGGCATCGCGGTCCTCATGATCCCGCGCCTGGGCGCCGCGACGACCTTGGCCCTCATCGTCGTTGGTCAGATGCTCGGCTCGCTCGTCTTCGATCATTTCGGCCTGCTGGGATTACCGCAGCACAGTGTGGGCTTGGTCCGGCTCACCGGCGCCGCATGCCTCATCGTGGGCGTCGTCCTCATTCGAAGGTAG
- a CDS encoding methyltransferase domain-containing protein: MFDYDAELRRYYEHFRAATGIGPRDRVLDIGCGAGQSTRDAARAAVAGSALGLDVSAKALEIARERALAEGLDNVTFEQGDAQQHPFADNHFDVAISRFGTMFFAEPVRAFTNIGRALRPGGRLVMLVWQGSDLQEWTGALRQALGSGRANAPTRGGAFSLADRATAGSILGAAGFGTVSWTDLHEPVFYGPNAAGAFDSVLELYTTADLLPQADPERARALERLRAVLTAHDTGDGVWFDSRAWLITAQIDDDAAAR, from the coding sequence ATGTTCGACTACGATGCCGAGCTTCGTCGGTACTACGAGCATTTCCGGGCGGCCACGGGGATCGGGCCACGGGATCGCGTGCTGGACATCGGTTGCGGGGCCGGACAGTCCACTCGGGACGCGGCACGCGCGGCCGTGGCCGGGAGCGCGCTGGGCCTCGACGTGTCCGCGAAGGCGCTGGAGATCGCCCGGGAGCGGGCCCTCGCGGAGGGGCTGGACAACGTGACGTTCGAGCAGGGCGACGCGCAGCAGCATCCGTTTGCCGACAACCATTTCGACGTCGCGATCAGCCGGTTCGGCACGATGTTCTTCGCCGAACCGGTGCGGGCGTTCACCAACATCGGGCGGGCGCTGCGGCCCGGAGGGCGCCTGGTGATGCTGGTGTGGCAGGGCAGCGATCTCCAGGAGTGGACCGGTGCTCTCCGGCAGGCCCTCGGCTCGGGGCGGGCGAATGCCCCAACCCGTGGCGGCGCGTTCTCGCTCGCCGATCGCGCCACCGCGGGCAGCATCCTCGGCGCAGCGGGCTTCGGCACGGTCAGCTGGACCGACCTGCACGAGCCCGTGTTCTACGGGCCGAATGCGGCCGGCGCCTTCGATTCGGTGCTCGAGCTGTACACGACCGCGGACCTCCTTCCCCAGGCCGATCCCGAGCGGGCCCGTGCCCTGGAGCGTCTGCGCGCCGTGTTGACCGCGCACGATACCGGCGACGGCGTGTGGTTCGACTCGCGGGCGTGGCTCATCACGGCGCAAATCGACGATGATGCAGCCGCGCGATGA
- a CDS encoding formylglycine-generating enzyme family protein, protein MRDRRRVEPFSTVCDEDPERFDSRNAKGALASKHRMRTGPRIMFAAIPLAGAVALVCCGQDSSAPSVADAAPQPRPPAELDAAPIDAAPVDAAPIGDASLDAANASDAGHDAADAADAAQTPPISSSCAGAHPGAAHDCGPNGDDDCCGSPALPGGTFKRSYDNVSLTDPSFPATVSPFDLDTYEITVGRYRAFVEAGKGTRANPPAAGAGAHPKIPGSGWNPDWNANLPQDTASLRTLVACNSIYQTWTDAPGANEARAMNCLNWYDVFAFCAWDGKRLPTEAEWNYAAAGGDEQRVYPWSSPATSTSVERVNASYNEGAPNECMGDGIAGCSVTDILPVGTKREGRGRWGHSDLGGNIWEWALDVYADPYPSASCADCANLTASGSQRVIRGGGYFSGPTYMRAGYREGYLATARDGGFGGRCARTP, encoded by the coding sequence TTGCGAGATAGGCGCCGCGTCGAACCGTTCTCGACCGTCTGCGACGAAGACCCCGAGCGCTTCGATTCGCGCAACGCGAAAGGTGCGCTGGCATCTAAGCACCGCATGCGGACCGGGCCGAGGATCATGTTCGCGGCGATACCCCTGGCGGGTGCCGTGGCACTGGTGTGCTGCGGGCAAGATTCCTCGGCGCCGAGCGTTGCGGACGCCGCGCCCCAGCCTCGACCGCCGGCGGAGCTCGACGCGGCGCCCATCGATGCTGCGCCCGTCGACGCGGCGCCCATCGGCGACGCATCGCTCGATGCCGCGAACGCTTCCGACGCCGGTCACGATGCCGCGGATGCGGCCGATGCCGCGCAGACTCCTCCTATCTCCAGCAGCTGCGCCGGAGCACACCCGGGTGCGGCCCACGACTGCGGTCCCAATGGCGATGATGATTGTTGCGGCAGCCCGGCGCTCCCGGGCGGCACGTTCAAACGCTCGTACGATAACGTATCGCTGACGGATCCGAGCTTTCCCGCGACGGTGAGCCCATTCGATTTGGACACGTACGAGATCACCGTGGGCCGCTACCGGGCCTTCGTGGAAGCGGGGAAGGGGACCCGGGCAAACCCTCCGGCGGCGGGCGCGGGCGCGCATCCCAAGATCCCGGGCAGCGGATGGAATCCCGACTGGAATGCCAACTTGCCCCAGGACACCGCGTCGCTGCGCACATTGGTCGCGTGCAATTCGATCTACCAAACGTGGACGGACGCGCCGGGGGCCAACGAAGCGCGCGCGATGAACTGCCTCAATTGGTACGACGTCTTCGCTTTTTGTGCTTGGGACGGTAAACGCTTACCGACCGAAGCCGAATGGAACTACGCGGCCGCCGGCGGCGACGAGCAGCGCGTCTATCCATGGTCCTCGCCGGCCACCTCCACGAGCGTCGAGCGCGTCAACGCGAGCTACAATGAAGGCGCGCCGAACGAATGCATGGGCGACGGTATCGCAGGCTGCTCGGTCACCGACATTCTTCCCGTCGGCACGAAGCGCGAGGGGCGTGGACGCTGGGGCCACTCCGATCTCGGAGGCAATATTTGGGAGTGGGCGCTCGACGTCTACGCCGATCCCTATCCGAGCGCCTCCTGCGCCGACTGCGCGAACCTGACGGCGTCCGGCTCTCAGCGTGTCATCCGCGGCGGCGGCTACTTCTCGGGGCCGACCTATATGCGCGCCGGCTACCGCGAAGGGTACCTCGCGACCGCCCGTGATGGCGGCTTCGGCGGCCGCTGCGCGCGAACGCCATAG
- a CDS encoding VOC family protein: MSAKQKIVTFLWFDSNAEEAVNHYTSIFKDSAIVDVTRYPDTGPGPNGKVMTVTFELEGQRFIALNGGPQYEFTEAVSLFVNCETQAEVDTLWSKLSAGGEPGPCGWLKDKYGLSWQIVPSRLMEMVQNKKDPAKAKRAFEAMLQMKKLDLAALQRAYDEG; the protein is encoded by the coding sequence ATGTCCGCAAAGCAAAAGATCGTGACGTTCTTGTGGTTCGATTCCAACGCCGAGGAGGCGGTGAACCATTACACGTCCATCTTCAAGGACTCGGCGATCGTCGATGTAACCCGGTATCCCGACACGGGGCCTGGGCCGAACGGCAAGGTCATGACCGTGACATTCGAGCTGGAGGGCCAGCGGTTCATCGCGCTGAACGGCGGTCCGCAGTACGAGTTCACCGAGGCTGTTTCGTTGTTCGTGAATTGTGAAACGCAGGCAGAAGTCGACACTTTGTGGAGCAAGCTCTCGGCGGGCGGCGAGCCAGGCCCCTGTGGCTGGCTCAAAGACAAATACGGCTTATCCTGGCAGATCGTCCCGTCGCGCCTCATGGAAATGGTGCAGAACAAAAAAGACCCCGCCAAAGCGAAACGCGCGTTCGAGGCCATGCTCCAAATGAAGAAACTGGATCTGGCCGCCCTGCAGCGCGCGTACGACGAAGGCTGA